One stretch of Armigeres subalbatus isolate Guangzhou_Male chromosome 2, GZ_Asu_2, whole genome shotgun sequence DNA includes these proteins:
- the LOC134212312 gene encoding ubiquitin carboxyl-terminal hydrolase 3-like — MDCPHIGDNVVLRKDAVRTLKMAVCAPPVATVPPGTGGTPTTSPVGISKLWKCEECSGKDNWMCLQCGSVRCGRYESAHALKHSSKQNHNICINTVNLSVYCYKCDEFVVNDTPDNTLEEIRQELKDGDGDSVSETSSTMEEISSSKSGQETASSTSSSSDSGWEEPSTVSSVSSSTTTTSVSSPSVRKLRPRKRTISSDSNNENGTAGAGGGAAKRKSMRRVVGLRNLGNTCFMNSVLQSLSNIQEFSGYFNTMPSLETGKHKQKAYHSRSMKENLDDVFVVEELRKVLLNLSQGGDGSKGAISPECLFLVIWKVVPQFRGHRQHDAHEFLRYMLDRLHTELQQVSFPVEISSQSAQKAGDMKSNPYNIPALSHLQSKGRNSIVTNVFGGILQSEVRCLICGMESKKHDPFLDLSLDIPEKFYNKDPPEVGEKEKDECAPVCNISDCLASFTEVEELTETELYYCSSCKCKRKSTKRFWIRRLPNVLCLHIKRFRWNNYYRTKIDLRITFPINALDMSQFVLSNGPETRRSNSSCNIYDLAAVIVHHGNGSSCGHYTSFAINNGVWMHFNDHSVKEVSSNVVAECKPYILFYIKRDPTNTSRLLTSPATACGTPTATAS, encoded by the exons aATGTTCCGGCAAGGATAACTGGATGTGCCTGCAGTGTGGATCGGTGCGATGTGGACGGTACGAAAGCGCGCATGCTTTGAAGCACTCTTCTAAACAGAACCATAACATTTGCATCAACACAGTCAATTTGTCCGTTTACTG CTACAAATGTGACGAATTCGTCGTAAACGACACACCCGACAATACGCTGGAAGAAATTCGCCAGGAACTGAAAGATGGCGATGGGGATTCCGTGTCGGAGACCTCGTCAACAATGGAAGAGATCAGTTCGTCCAAGTCGGGCCAGGAAACCGCCAGCAGTACGTCGTCGTCGAGTGACTCCGGCTGGGAGGAACCGTCCACCGTTTCGTCAGTATCATCCTCCACTACCACCACCTCCGTGTCGTCACCGAGCGTGCGCAAGTTACGGCCCCGCAAACGAACTATCTCAAGCGATAGCAACAACGAAAATGGAACTGCCGGCGCAGGTGGTGGAGCCGCCAAGCGGAAGTCGATGCGACGAGTTGTGGGTCTGCGAAATTTGGGGAACACATGCTTTATGAATTCAGTATTACAGTCGCTGAGTAACATCCAGGAGTTTAGCGGCTACTTTAACACAATGCCTTCGTTGGAGACGGGCAAACATAAGCAGAAAGCGTACCATTCGCGTAGCATGAAAGAAAACCTAGACGACGTGTTTGTGGTCGAAGAGTTGCGGAAG GTTTTACTGAATCTCAGTCAAGGTGGAGATGGGTCGAAAGGGGCCATTTCGCCGGAATGTTTATTCTTGGTCATTTGGAAGGTTGTACCCCAGTTTCGGGGTCATCGCCAACATGATGCACATGAATTCCTGCGCTATATGTTGGACCGATTGCATACCGAGCTACAGCAGGTATCATTCCCAGTGGAAATTTCCAGCCAATCGGCGCAGAAAGCAGGGGACATGAAAAGTAATCCTTACAATATTCCGGCCCTCAGTCATCTGCAATCTAAAGGGCGGAACTCAATCGTGACTAACGTATTTGGCGGTATACTGCAGAGTGAGGTACGCTGTCTGATTTGTGGTATGGAGAGTAAAAAGCATGATCCTTTCTTGGATCTTTCGTTGGACATTCCGGAGAAGTTTTACAACAAGGACCCACCTGAGGTGGGCGAAAAGGAGAAAGATGAATGTGCACCGGTGTGCAATATTTCCGACTGTTTGGCTAGTTTTACAGAA GTGGAAGAACTAACGGAAACAGAGCTCTATTACTGCAGTTCGTGTAAGTGTAAGCGGAAGTCCACGAAACGATTTTGGATTCGCAGGTTGCCGAATGTTTTATGTTTACATATAAAACGATTCAGATGGAATAATTATTATAG AACCAAAATTGATTTGAGGATAACGTTTCCGATCAATGCATTAGACATGTCGCAGTTCGTACTGAGTAATGGTCCGGAAACGAGACGATCTAATTCCAGTTGTAACATTTACGATCTGGCGGCTGTTATTGTACATCATGGCAACGG TTCCAGCTGCGGTCACTACACCTCGTTCGCGATCAACAACGGAGTGTGGATGCACTTCAATGATCACTCGGTGAAGGAAGTCAGCAGCAACGTGGTGGCCGAATGCAAACCGTACATTCTGTTCTACATCAAACGAGACCCAACCAACACCAGCCGGCTACTGACATCGCCCGCGACGGCATGTGGAACACCCACGGCGACCGCATCTTGA
- the LOC134216426 gene encoding methyltransferase-like 26 translates to MMSRIRKLSNPAGERNKAPILEVLNKFLDKDSPNRKLLEISSGVGLHAAYFASHFPKIHYQPSEYDTSIFGSIEAYRAEAQASNLQEPIAIDISMPCTEWNNDRSINYATSAESYDYMLNINMMHISPFKCSEGLFWNASRLLKMDGLLITYGPYAVDGKLTPESNVQFDASLRHRDPSWGIRDVRVLEKLSHANGITLKQMFDLPANNKCLIWEKVKKVDN, encoded by the exons ATGATGAG CCGCATCCGCAAGCTCAGCAACCCCGCTGGGGAACGTAACAAGGCGCCTATATTGGAAGTACTCAACAAATTCCTAGACAAAGATAGCCCGAACCGTAAGTTGCTGGAAATCTCCTCCGGTGTAGGTCTTCACGCTGCCTACTTTGCATCGCACTTCCCCAAGATCCACTACCAACCTTCGGAATATGACACTTCAATTTTCGGCAGTATCGAAGCGTACCGAGCCGAAGCCCAAGCATCGAATCTACAGGAACCGATAGCGATAGATATTTCCATGCCGTGCACCGAGTGGAACAATGACCGCAGTATCAATTACGCAACCTCGGCGGAATCTTACGACTACATGCTCAACATCAACATGATGCACATATCGCCGTTCAAGTGTAGCGAGGGACTGTTCTGGAATGCGTCCCGATTGCTCAAAATGGATGGACTGCTAATCACGTACGGACCTTACGCTGTGGACGGCAAACTGACCCCGGAAAGCAATGTGCAGTTTGATGCGTCACTCAGGCACCGAGATCCGTCATGGGGAATTCGCGATGTGCGAgtgctggagaaactttcccACGCCAACGGAATCACGTTGAAGCAGATGTTCGATCTACCCGCCAATAATAAGTGTTTAATCTGGGAAAAGGTTAAGAAAGTGGACAACTAA